One genomic window of Arachis stenosperma cultivar V10309 chromosome 10, arast.V10309.gnm1.PFL2, whole genome shotgun sequence includes the following:
- the LOC130958209 gene encoding RHOMBOID-like protein 9, chloroplastic isoform X1 yields the protein MFPKVFMAAFPIGYKTPYKDQNLLRQRAIKHNDKRFMNHHVNMLRSSSIPGQVSNVYTKCIAHGRGALHRAATEEILAAGGSLDCHLSIIQRCHSNLKRRNLFKVLFSAESGSIEKQLRSLDSYFGKLHEQTKLHTFDSLNKVAPVHNRDSETRPKNGLESLDEYLSKLNNEVNQEFLLPSSYDENLGEENLVQKPKFRKPNTYVDIRRIKGIGDSRSTMDPLQNDETSSLYLIGILVSVNIAVFLFEIASPIRKPDFELFSLPLLYGAKINHLIMIGEWWRLVTPMFLHAGIFHMTLSCWAIVTFGPQVCKGYGSFTFFLIYILGGISGNMISFLHTADPTVGGTGPVFAIIGAWLMYQIQNRDVIANDASDNMFRKAIIVTTLGFILCNLGPIDEWTHLGAALTGMAFGFLTSPSVELNDASSGGSGGQEEGLKLVRKHGDSCKSLIVFTIFIIALSSLLFFMEPPLNALAAEDLECM from the exons atgtTTCCTAAA GTTTTCATGGCTGCATTTCCTATAGGTTATAAAACACCATACAAGGACCAAAACCTATTGAGGCAAAGGGCAATAAAACACAATGACAAAAGGTTCATGAATCACCATGTCAATATGCTAAGATCCTCTTCAATTCCTGGTCAAGTTAGCAATGTCTATACAAAATGCATTGCTCATGGCAGAGGAGCTTTGCATAGGGCCGCCACGGAAGAAATACTCGCGGCCGGTGGTAGTCTAGATTGTCACCTAAGCATCATTCAGAGATGTCATTCGAATTTGAAGAGAAGAAACCTTTTCAAAGTTCTGTTTTCAGCAGAGTCTGGCTCCATTGAGAAACAACTAAGATCATTGGATTCTTACTTTGGAAAACTCCATGAGCAAACAAAGTTGCATACTTTTGATTCGTTGAATAAAGTGGCGCCGGTTCATAATAGAGATAGCGAAACCAGACCTAAAAATGGACTAGAGTCTCTTGATGAGTATCTTAGCAAATTGAACAATG AAGTAAACCAAGAATTTCTCTTACCATCAAGTTATGATGAGAATCTTGGTGAAGAGAATTTAGTTCAGAAACCAAAGTTTAGGAAACCAAATACTTATGTGGATATAAGAAGAATCAAAGGCATAGGTGATTCAAGGTCTACTATGGATCCACTGCAGAATGATGAAACCTCTAGTCTTTACCTAAT TGGTATATTGGTTTCTGTAAACATTGCAGTGTTTCTGTTTGAAATAGCAAGTCCTATAAGAAAACCAGATTTCGAGCTGTTTTCGCTTCCGCTGCTATACGGAGCAAAGATAAACCATTTGATCATGATTGGAGAATGGTGGAGGCTTGTAACACCAATGTTTCTG CATGCAGGAATATTTCACATGACTCTCAGTTGCTGGGCCATTGTAACTTTCGGACCGCAAGTATGCAAAGGATACGGTTCATTTACTTTTTTCTTGATCTACATACTTGGTGGAATATCTGGCAACATGATAAGCTTTCTTCATACTGCGGATCCAACAGTTGGTGGCACA GGACCTGTATTTGCAATAATTGGTGCTTGGctcatgtatcaaattcaaaacagagaTGTCATTGCAAATGATGCTTCAGACAACATGTTCCGGAAGGCAATAATTGTGACTACTCTTGGTTTCATATTATGCAACCTTGGTCCAATTGATGAATG GACACACCTTGGAGCAGCTTTGACAGGCATGGCATTTGGGTTTCTAACAAGCCCAAGTGTTGAGCTTAATGATGCATCATCAGGAGGAAGTGGAGGACAAGAGGAAGGGCTCAAACTTGTTAGAAAACATGGTGATTCTTGCAAGTCACTGATTGTATTCACCATATTCATCATTGCATTAAGCTCTCTCCTTTTCTTTATGGAGCCCCCACTCAATGCACTTGCAGCTGAAGACTTGGAATGCATGTAG
- the LOC130958209 gene encoding RHOMBOID-like protein 9, chloroplastic isoform X2: MAAFPIGYKTPYKDQNLLRQRAIKHNDKRFMNHHVNMLRSSSIPGQVSNVYTKCIAHGRGALHRAATEEILAAGGSLDCHLSIIQRCHSNLKRRNLFKVLFSAESGSIEKQLRSLDSYFGKLHEQTKLHTFDSLNKVAPVHNRDSETRPKNGLESLDEYLSKLNNEVNQEFLLPSSYDENLGEENLVQKPKFRKPNTYVDIRRIKGIGDSRSTMDPLQNDETSSLYLIGILVSVNIAVFLFEIASPIRKPDFELFSLPLLYGAKINHLIMIGEWWRLVTPMFLHAGIFHMTLSCWAIVTFGPQVCKGYGSFTFFLIYILGGISGNMISFLHTADPTVGGTGPVFAIIGAWLMYQIQNRDVIANDASDNMFRKAIIVTTLGFILCNLGPIDEWTHLGAALTGMAFGFLTSPSVELNDASSGGSGGQEEGLKLVRKHGDSCKSLIVFTIFIIALSSLLFFMEPPLNALAAEDLECM, translated from the exons ATGGCTGCATTTCCTATAGGTTATAAAACACCATACAAGGACCAAAACCTATTGAGGCAAAGGGCAATAAAACACAATGACAAAAGGTTCATGAATCACCATGTCAATATGCTAAGATCCTCTTCAATTCCTGGTCAAGTTAGCAATGTCTATACAAAATGCATTGCTCATGGCAGAGGAGCTTTGCATAGGGCCGCCACGGAAGAAATACTCGCGGCCGGTGGTAGTCTAGATTGTCACCTAAGCATCATTCAGAGATGTCATTCGAATTTGAAGAGAAGAAACCTTTTCAAAGTTCTGTTTTCAGCAGAGTCTGGCTCCATTGAGAAACAACTAAGATCATTGGATTCTTACTTTGGAAAACTCCATGAGCAAACAAAGTTGCATACTTTTGATTCGTTGAATAAAGTGGCGCCGGTTCATAATAGAGATAGCGAAACCAGACCTAAAAATGGACTAGAGTCTCTTGATGAGTATCTTAGCAAATTGAACAATG AAGTAAACCAAGAATTTCTCTTACCATCAAGTTATGATGAGAATCTTGGTGAAGAGAATTTAGTTCAGAAACCAAAGTTTAGGAAACCAAATACTTATGTGGATATAAGAAGAATCAAAGGCATAGGTGATTCAAGGTCTACTATGGATCCACTGCAGAATGATGAAACCTCTAGTCTTTACCTAAT TGGTATATTGGTTTCTGTAAACATTGCAGTGTTTCTGTTTGAAATAGCAAGTCCTATAAGAAAACCAGATTTCGAGCTGTTTTCGCTTCCGCTGCTATACGGAGCAAAGATAAACCATTTGATCATGATTGGAGAATGGTGGAGGCTTGTAACACCAATGTTTCTG CATGCAGGAATATTTCACATGACTCTCAGTTGCTGGGCCATTGTAACTTTCGGACCGCAAGTATGCAAAGGATACGGTTCATTTACTTTTTTCTTGATCTACATACTTGGTGGAATATCTGGCAACATGATAAGCTTTCTTCATACTGCGGATCCAACAGTTGGTGGCACA GGACCTGTATTTGCAATAATTGGTGCTTGGctcatgtatcaaattcaaaacagagaTGTCATTGCAAATGATGCTTCAGACAACATGTTCCGGAAGGCAATAATTGTGACTACTCTTGGTTTCATATTATGCAACCTTGGTCCAATTGATGAATG GACACACCTTGGAGCAGCTTTGACAGGCATGGCATTTGGGTTTCTAACAAGCCCAAGTGTTGAGCTTAATGATGCATCATCAGGAGGAAGTGGAGGACAAGAGGAAGGGCTCAAACTTGTTAGAAAACATGGTGATTCTTGCAAGTCACTGATTGTATTCACCATATTCATCATTGCATTAAGCTCTCTCCTTTTCTTTATGGAGCCCCCACTCAATGCACTTGCAGCTGAAGACTTGGAATGCATGTAG